From a single Pseudomonas cremoricolorata genomic region:
- a CDS encoding DUF411 domain-containing protein, with the protein MLRKHLLPLTLLALSGLAHAGDTLDVYRDPNCGCCKQWIQHLRDNGFTVNDHVEPQMSAVKQRLGVAPRLGSCHTGVIDGKFVEGHVPAEQVRALAARSDLKGIAVPGMPVGSPGMEMGDRKDAYQVIGLTHEGQDIVVAQY; encoded by the coding sequence ATGCTGCGCAAACACCTGTTGCCCCTGACCCTGCTGGCCCTGAGTGGACTGGCCCATGCCGGCGACACCCTCGACGTCTACCGCGACCCCAACTGCGGTTGCTGCAAACAGTGGATCCAGCATCTGCGTGACAATGGTTTCACCGTCAACGACCATGTCGAGCCGCAGATGAGTGCAGTCAAGCAGCGTCTGGGCGTCGCGCCGCGACTGGGGTCGTGCCACACCGGCGTGATCGACGGCAAGTTCGTCGAGGGCCATGTACCCGCCGAGCAGGTCCGCGCCCTCGCTGCCCGCAGTGACCTCAAAGGCATTGCCGTACCGGGCATGCCGGTGGGCTCGCCCGGCATGGAAATGGGTGATCGCAAGGACGCCTACCAGGTCATCGGGCTGACCCATGAGGGTCAGGACATCGTTGTCGCCCAATACTGA
- a CDS encoding YqaA family protein produces MLGYTALFFSALVAATLLPMQSEAVLVALLLREPQAWLSLLVVATAGNVLGSLINWLLGRGIDRLRDRRWFPFDAAQLARAQQHYRRWGAWSLLLSWMPIIGDPLTLIAGLMREPLWRFILLVTLAKAGRYAVLVAVTLGGFGVA; encoded by the coding sequence ATGCTTGGCTACACGGCGCTGTTCTTCAGCGCCCTGGTGGCTGCCACCCTGCTGCCGATGCAATCGGAGGCGGTACTGGTGGCCCTGCTGCTGCGCGAGCCCCAGGCCTGGCTCAGCCTGCTGGTGGTGGCAACCGCAGGCAATGTGCTGGGCTCACTGATCAACTGGCTGCTGGGCAGGGGCATTGACCGCCTGCGTGATCGACGCTGGTTTCCCTTCGATGCTGCGCAACTGGCGCGTGCACAGCAACACTATCGGCGCTGGGGCGCCTGGTCGCTGCTGTTGAGCTGGATGCCGATCATTGGCGACCCGCTGACCCTGATCGCCGGGCTGATGCGCGAGCCCTTGTGGCGCTTCATCTTGCTGGTGACCTTGGCCAAAGCTGGCCGCTATGCGGTACTGGTAGCTGTCACCCTGGGCGGCTTTGGCGTGGCCTGA